A region of Legionella donaldsonii DNA encodes the following proteins:
- a CDS encoding amidohydrolase, which produces MMQHMRKIVVAGLAWLTYSCFVFAEVANDTLCQNASTLFINANFITLNPNQPHATAVAVTNHRIVAVGEQQTLVANCRGKNTQLVDLQGAVVTPGFIDTHSQFLLYGWLTDHAIDLSTTNALEQPDWQPIKTTSAFLAAIKNKLNTNEEWLIINGYDQMRMQGEPLVQAMLDKISTTKPIIVFFSSGHQALLNQAAIKKIPSLADKINQDGVIRNAPLYNLLATLIKEEQVTAGIQTAAKRYSQRGYTTVTEARAQPEWLSSYEQLAKQDDFPVDIIVNPASVPEKQRMDLVYQDKPRLYPGPVSIQVDGAANEYRAFLNHSYLNVNLEWKGPLNYSPRELEAILMAAGRTKTPVALECDGDAAIDLALNLTAKVQRFYPETLFHPIIVNAQFVREDQLERMRQLGVTVNWFVPHLYYWGEALCQRIPNPNGFYKDTPLASAKRTFGTISAHAHSPTTAPNPLQMIQFMNTREIQNWDSPPTKACIDRFAANEQVDLNDALKALTIDAALLYGLEQDKGSIEPGKLADMTILSADPLQSKNLPTIQILGTIVRGMMHLQSSTPPVKEISKATSS; this is translated from the coding sequence ATGATGCAACATATGCGCAAAATCGTTGTCGCGGGGCTTGCCTGGTTAACCTATTCCTGTTTTGTATTCGCTGAGGTCGCCAATGATACTCTTTGTCAAAATGCAAGCACTCTCTTTATAAACGCCAATTTTATCACCTTAAATCCCAATCAACCGCACGCTACGGCTGTTGCAGTCACTAATCACCGTATCGTAGCCGTTGGAGAACAACAAACATTAGTGGCTAACTGCCGCGGTAAAAATACCCAACTGGTGGATTTGCAAGGTGCAGTCGTAACACCCGGCTTTATCGATACTCACTCACAATTCCTGCTCTATGGCTGGTTAACCGACCACGCTATTGATTTATCCACTACGAATGCCCTCGAGCAGCCTGATTGGCAACCAATCAAAACAACCTCCGCTTTTTTAGCCGCAATAAAAAATAAACTGAACACGAATGAGGAATGGCTCATTATTAATGGCTACGATCAAATGCGTATGCAAGGAGAACCTCTTGTCCAGGCGATGTTGGATAAAATTAGTACCACGAAACCCATCATAGTCTTCTTTTCTTCAGGCCACCAGGCATTGCTTAATCAGGCTGCGATAAAAAAAATACCCTCCCTGGCTGATAAAATTAATCAGGACGGCGTCATTCGCAATGCCCCATTGTACAATTTATTGGCAACTCTAATTAAAGAAGAGCAAGTAACAGCAGGGATTCAGACTGCAGCCAAGCGTTATTCACAACGAGGTTATACGACAGTCACTGAAGCACGGGCCCAGCCTGAGTGGCTCAGTAGTTATGAGCAATTAGCCAAACAGGATGATTTTCCGGTAGATATTATTGTTAATCCCGCGAGTGTTCCTGAAAAACAACGAATGGATCTGGTCTATCAGGACAAGCCGCGTCTGTATCCAGGGCCCGTCTCTATCCAGGTTGATGGTGCTGCAAATGAATACAGGGCCTTCCTCAACCACTCTTATTTAAACGTTAATTTGGAATGGAAGGGGCCTCTGAATTACTCGCCCAGAGAACTGGAAGCAATCCTGATGGCTGCAGGCCGTACAAAAACACCGGTGGCGCTGGAGTGCGATGGTGATGCAGCCATTGATTTGGCCTTAAATCTTACCGCGAAAGTACAACGTTTTTATCCTGAGACGCTGTTTCATCCAATCATTGTGAATGCCCAATTTGTACGCGAGGATCAATTAGAGCGTATGCGCCAGTTAGGAGTAACTGTCAATTGGTTTGTACCCCATTTGTATTATTGGGGTGAGGCTTTATGCCAAAGAATACCTAACCCCAACGGATTCTATAAAGATACGCCCTTAGCCAGCGCTAAAAGAACATTTGGTACAATCAGTGCTCATGCACACTCGCCAACCACAGCCCCCAACCCCTTACAAATGATTCAGTTCATGAACACCCGTGAAATACAAAACTGGGATTCCCCTCCGACAAAGGCGTGTATCGACCGATTTGCCGCTAATGAGCAGGTGGATCTCAATGATGCACTCAAGGCACTTACAATCGATGCAGCCTTACTCTATGGTTTAGAACAAGACAAAGGTAGTATCGAACCAGGCAAACTGGCTGACATGACTATCTTGAGCGCCGATCCTTTACAAAGTAAAAATCTACCCACTATCCAGATTTTAGGTACGATAGTACGAGGGATGATGCATTTACAATCCTCGACTCCCCCTGTGAAGGAGATTTCCAAAGCAACCTCGTCTTAA
- a CDS encoding APC family permease has protein sequence MSSKHTLSIFSLTMITVGSVDSIRNLPATALFGSQLISFFILGALFFLIPTALVSAELASGWAKQGGIYIWVKEAFGKKTGFLAIWLQWIENVIWYPTILSFVAGTIGYLINPSMASNPYFLWIVIVSAFWGATLVNLRGMRSSALFSNICALSGLLLPMALIIGLGAAWIVGGNPLQVQFDSASISPHWQDRSMWVSLTAIMMSFCGIEIATVHANDVDNPQRAFPRALTYSVLIILSTLILGSLAIAVVLPHQEINLVAGIMQAFDAFFAKYHLIWFMPFIALMLVMGGLGGVSNWIIAPTKGLLVAAEDGNLPEVFRRTNTHGAPIVMLISQAVIVTILSALFLFMPSVNGSYWLLTALAAQLYMLMYLLMFAAAIKLRISAPEHPRAFRIPGGMAGMLLVAGIGIVGGLTTLVVSFMPPEGINVGGVSRYELTLVTGLCLMCLPPFVSSWFQSRTIRVQQLGTDLVL, from the coding sequence ATGAGTAGTAAACACACGTTGTCCATTTTTAGTCTCACAATGATTACGGTGGGTTCTGTAGACAGTATTCGCAATTTACCTGCTACAGCCCTTTTTGGTAGTCAGTTGATTTCCTTCTTTATTTTAGGTGCATTGTTTTTTTTAATTCCTACGGCACTGGTATCCGCAGAGCTTGCCTCTGGATGGGCAAAACAAGGCGGGATCTATATCTGGGTAAAAGAAGCGTTTGGTAAAAAAACAGGATTTTTAGCAATTTGGTTGCAATGGATTGAAAACGTGATTTGGTATCCGACCATTTTATCTTTTGTGGCTGGAACAATTGGTTATTTAATTAACCCTTCTATGGCATCTAATCCTTATTTCCTCTGGATAGTCATTGTCAGTGCTTTCTGGGGTGCCACTTTGGTCAATCTGCGAGGTATGCGTTCCTCTGCCTTGTTTAGCAATATTTGCGCGCTCTCCGGTTTACTGTTGCCTATGGCTTTAATTATTGGCTTGGGCGCTGCCTGGATTGTTGGAGGTAACCCTTTGCAAGTGCAATTTGATTCGGCAAGTATCAGCCCGCACTGGCAGGACAGATCCATGTGGGTTTCGCTAACAGCAATTATGATGTCTTTTTGCGGTATTGAGATTGCTACTGTGCATGCTAATGATGTCGATAATCCGCAACGCGCTTTTCCACGCGCATTAACTTATTCAGTACTTATCATTTTGAGCACGTTGATTTTAGGTTCACTGGCGATTGCTGTTGTTTTACCCCATCAAGAGATTAATCTGGTTGCTGGTATTATGCAGGCCTTTGATGCTTTTTTTGCTAAGTATCATTTGATTTGGTTTATGCCTTTCATTGCATTGATGTTGGTTATGGGAGGGCTTGGTGGTGTGAGCAACTGGATCATAGCACCCACTAAAGGTTTGCTGGTTGCTGCTGAAGATGGCAATTTGCCAGAGGTGTTTCGACGTACAAATACCCATGGTGCGCCTATTGTCATGTTAATTAGTCAAGCCGTAATCGTCACTATTTTGTCTGCATTGTTCTTATTTATGCCAAGTGTCAATGGTTCTTATTGGTTATTAACCGCGTTGGCAGCGCAACTTTATATGTTGATGTATTTGTTAATGTTTGCTGCTGCTATTAAATTGCGTATAAGTGCGCCGGAGCACCCACGTGCCTTCCGCATTCCAGGTGGTATGGCGGGCATGCTCCTGGTAGCCGGGATTGGTATTGTAGGGGGGTTAACAACGTTGGTAGTGAGCTTCATGCCGCCAGAAGGAATTAATGTGGGTGGTGTTAGCCGTTATGAGTTGACCTTGGTTACAGGGTTGTGTTTGATGTGCTTGCCTCCTTTTGTCAGTTCCTGGTTTCAGTCACGTACTATTCGTGTTCAACAATTGGGAACAGATTTAGTCTTGTAA
- a CDS encoding EAL domain-containing protein, giving the protein MELKDSKKQYPNDQERDQPKPLAHRIHSDQIRLLYEQNPFGIAAQSFAAVFLTIALWKVVPRVSLISWLFYMLLLSTLWLITAVYYHLKENRLSQDTWLILFAVFTFLSGCGWGIAGSLLMPAESLVHQTFVVILIFGMTAGSISFFSPVTSIYSLFLLPTFIPFNIWLFLQGGIYIILGFSGLIYIPIIFASCYYSNKFLLTSLSLAYKNVNLDLLNQLLEKRVAHRTSELEKNLALTQSTLEATAEGLLVVDHHGNIEYYNQKFVDMWQMPRKFTQDPDWQLFINEIFKKLKHPQIFLANIDELQANPEQERFDEIVSINNNVFEWHAKPHKMHDKIAGRVWSFRDITLRKQMEQQLAYQANHDLLTGLPNRTLLYDRINQGIAHAKRDQTRLIIMFLDIDNFKLINDNLGHNAGDMLLQEIAQRLLLCTRESDTVARFGGDEFVILFVANTHKEIRLVSQRILTRVTQSIELASHEIVVTASIGISIYPHDGNDAATLLKNADMAMYMAKNQGRNTFKLYHESIKHHSKKSLEMQIELRNALLRNEFYLLYQPTIDLKTGQIIGVEALVRWRHPKRGIIFPQHFIPIAEESRIIIPLGEWILQNACLQNKDWQSQGLRPVRMAINVSGVQIMRENFADSVEHALANAQLSPQYIEIELTESTIMNDTVQNLYTLKRLKEIGINLTIDDFGTGYSSLNYLKQFPVNKLKIDQSFVSDCISEQNDASIVEAIIAMGHSLKLKVLAEGIETEAQLQFLQQCQCDEGQGFFYGQPMSAVAFAKLLSEDLDYSSE; this is encoded by the coding sequence ATGGAACTAAAGGACTCAAAAAAACAGTATCCAAATGATCAGGAAAGGGATCAGCCGAAGCCATTAGCCCATCGCATTCATAGTGATCAGATCCGTCTTCTTTATGAGCAAAATCCATTTGGCATCGCAGCCCAAAGTTTTGCTGCCGTTTTTCTTACTATTGCGTTGTGGAAAGTAGTTCCCAGAGTCTCCTTGATTAGTTGGCTCTTTTACATGCTTTTGCTCTCAACGTTATGGCTTATTACCGCTGTTTATTATCACTTGAAAGAAAATCGATTATCGCAAGATACCTGGTTAATCCTTTTTGCTGTTTTTACCTTTCTCTCAGGTTGTGGCTGGGGAATTGCCGGCTCTTTATTAATGCCTGCTGAAAGCCTTGTCCATCAAACCTTTGTAGTGATCCTCATTTTTGGTATGACCGCCGGTTCAATTTCTTTTTTTTCCCCTGTTACGAGCATCTATAGCCTGTTTCTTTTGCCTACGTTCATCCCTTTTAACATTTGGCTGTTTCTCCAGGGGGGGATTTATATTATTTTAGGTTTCAGCGGCCTTATTTATATCCCTATTATTTTTGCCAGTTGTTATTACTCGAACAAATTTTTACTCACTTCGCTCTCCCTGGCCTACAAAAATGTAAACCTTGATTTACTTAATCAGTTATTAGAAAAAAGGGTAGCCCATCGCACAAGTGAACTGGAAAAAAACCTGGCACTGACACAATCAACGCTGGAAGCCACAGCAGAAGGCCTATTAGTGGTTGATCACCATGGGAATATTGAATATTACAATCAAAAATTTGTAGATATGTGGCAAATGCCCAGAAAATTCACTCAAGACCCTGATTGGCAACTTTTCATTAATGAGATCTTCAAAAAACTGAAGCATCCACAAATATTCTTGGCAAACATCGATGAATTACAGGCAAACCCAGAACAGGAGCGTTTTGACGAAATTGTATCTATTAACAATAACGTGTTTGAGTGGCATGCAAAACCACACAAGATGCATGATAAGATTGCAGGTCGCGTGTGGAGCTTCCGTGATATCACCCTGCGCAAACAAATGGAGCAACAACTTGCTTACCAGGCAAATCATGATTTGTTGACTGGCTTACCTAATCGCACCTTACTTTATGATCGCATCAATCAGGGAATTGCCCATGCGAAGCGCGATCAAACCAGACTCATCATCATGTTTCTGGACATTGATAACTTTAAGCTCATTAACGACAACCTTGGCCATAATGCCGGCGATATGCTACTCCAGGAAATTGCTCAACGCCTTCTTCTCTGTACTCGCGAAAGTGATACCGTTGCGCGTTTTGGGGGGGATGAGTTTGTGATCTTATTCGTAGCCAATACACATAAAGAGATACGCCTTGTATCACAGCGTATTCTCACCAGGGTGACACAATCTATTGAACTGGCAAGCCATGAGATAGTGGTGACTGCCAGTATTGGTATCAGCATTTATCCCCATGACGGAAATGATGCTGCGACACTCCTTAAGAATGCTGATATGGCAATGTATATGGCTAAAAATCAAGGCCGCAATACCTTTAAGCTTTACCACGAATCAATTAAACACCATAGCAAAAAGAGTTTGGAAATGCAGATTGAGTTGCGTAATGCCTTGCTACGTAATGAATTTTATTTGCTCTACCAACCAACGATTGATTTAAAAACCGGGCAGATTATTGGTGTTGAGGCACTGGTTCGATGGCGACATCCAAAGAGAGGGATCATCTTTCCTCAGCACTTTATACCAATTGCAGAAGAGTCACGAATCATTATCCCCTTGGGTGAATGGATCTTGCAGAATGCTTGCTTGCAAAATAAGGATTGGCAATCCCAAGGATTGAGGCCAGTGCGCATGGCAATCAATGTTTCTGGCGTTCAAATCATGCGCGAAAATTTTGCTGATAGTGTGGAACACGCATTAGCGAATGCCCAATTATCTCCACAGTATATAGAAATTGAACTCACTGAAAGTACCATCATGAATGACACCGTTCAAAATCTCTATACTTTAAAACGACTCAAGGAAATTGGTATCAACCTGACGATTGATGATTTCGGTACGGGCTATTCCAGTTTAAACTATCTAAAGCAATTCCCAGTGAACAAATTAAAAATTGATCAATCGTTTGTGAGCGATTGTATTAGCGAACAAAATGATGCATCCATCGTTGAAGCAATTATCGCTATGGGACATAGCCTAAAACTCAAAGTGCTTGCAGAAGGCATAGAAACCGAGGCTCAACTGCAGTTTTTACAGCAGTGCCAATGTGATGAGGGACAGGGATTTTTTTACGGCCAACCAATGAGTGCTGTAGCCTTCGCTAAACTGCTGAGTGAGGATTTGGATTACAGTAGCGAGTAG